One genomic region from Croceicoccus sp. YJ47 encodes:
- a CDS encoding complex I NDUFA9 subunit family protein encodes MASSNFADTRYAGTKDPARLSGKLVTLIGGSGFFGTHVAQDLLSTGARLRIASRNPERSHSLKPLANLGQIQFARCNITHADSVRAAVSGADAVVNLVGAFEGDLNAIQGEGAGRVAHIAREAGVMAFVHVSAIGADEHSQIPYQHSKGVGERTVLEAFPDVTILRPSILFGGEDEFLNMFGGLISKFPALPVFAPEAEMQPLYVDDAAAAVLAALQDSDAHGGKIYEIAGPERLSMLEINRRIAQAQGRDPTFLPLPDAVGRMMAKVMGALPGGPINADQYAMLAQGNVASGTKPGLDALGVTPRPMTLYLDRWMTRFRKHGRFTETRA; translated from the coding sequence ATGGCGTCCTCCAATTTTGCGGATACGCGATATGCCGGGACGAAAGACCCGGCGCGGCTTTCGGGCAAGCTCGTCACGCTGATCGGCGGGAGCGGGTTTTTCGGAACCCATGTCGCGCAGGACCTCCTCTCTACCGGCGCGCGCCTTCGCATCGCGAGCCGCAACCCGGAACGCAGCCATTCGCTCAAGCCGCTGGCGAATCTGGGACAGATTCAATTCGCGCGCTGTAACATCACCCATGCCGACAGCGTGCGCGCGGCGGTGTCGGGAGCCGACGCGGTGGTCAATCTGGTCGGTGCATTCGAAGGCGATCTCAACGCGATCCAGGGCGAAGGCGCGGGCCGCGTCGCGCACATCGCGCGGGAGGCTGGCGTGATGGCGTTCGTGCACGTGTCGGCGATCGGCGCGGATGAACATTCGCAAATTCCGTATCAGCACAGCAAGGGCGTAGGCGAACGCACCGTCCTCGAAGCGTTTCCCGATGTGACGATCCTGCGCCCCTCGATCCTGTTCGGCGGCGAGGATGAGTTCCTCAACATGTTCGGCGGGCTGATCTCGAAATTCCCTGCTCTCCCCGTCTTCGCGCCGGAGGCGGAGATGCAGCCGCTCTACGTCGACGATGCCGCCGCCGCCGTGCTCGCCGCGTTGCAGGACAGCGATGCGCATGGCGGAAAGATCTACGAAATTGCCGGCCCCGAACGGTTGAGCATGCTAGAAATTAATCGCCGCATCGCGCAGGCGCAGGGCCGCGATCCCACCTTCCTGCCGCTGCCCGACGCGGTGGGGCGCATGATGGCAAAGGTGATGGGCGCGCTGCCCGGCGGGCCGATCAATGCGGATCAATATGCGATGCTCGCGCAGGGCAATGTGGCGAGCGGGACGAAGCCGGGGCTGGATGCGCTCGGCGTCACGCCGCGCCCGATGACGCTCTATCTCGACCGCTGGATGACGCGGTTTCGCAAGCACGGGCGCTTTACCGAAACGCGCGCCTGA
- a CDS encoding integrase arm-type DNA-binding domain-containing protein, with product MPLSDSAIRAFRPKEKRYKKADQRGLFIEVEPNGSKLWRWKYRIHGREKRISLGRYPDVSLAQARRLQEDARRLLEEGKDPSLERQKARLVASVSAENTFGGVAREYINIKMIGDQRAETTIAKARWLLEQLKPLWPLPIAEIKAPEILGALRRIEAKGKHETARRCRSFASRVFRYAVATAKAENDPCSVLRGALINPKVTHYAAMTEPSQVGQLLRSIDEYTGNTITRIAMQVMPHVMCRPGELRLAEWSEFNFDEAKWTIPMGRMKSRRPHSVPLSEQVLSYLCDMRHLTGPTGFVFPAFHTTRRPMSENTINQAFRRMGYTSDEMTAHGWRTTASTLLNESGKWNPDAIERSLAHADSNAVRGTYNRGRYWVERVEMHQWWSDYLDELRDGGDVIPFNRKARA from the coding sequence TTGCCGCTGTCCGATTCTGCGATCCGTGCGTTCAGACCAAAAGAGAAGCGCTACAAGAAGGCTGACCAGCGCGGCCTTTTCATCGAGGTCGAGCCGAACGGCTCGAAGCTATGGCGCTGGAAATATCGCATTCACGGTCGCGAGAAGAGGATTTCGCTTGGACGCTATCCGGACGTGTCTCTCGCTCAGGCACGCCGCCTGCAGGAGGATGCCCGCCGGCTTCTCGAAGAGGGAAAGGATCCCTCACTCGAACGACAGAAGGCGCGTCTCGTTGCGTCGGTAAGCGCAGAGAACACGTTTGGCGGTGTGGCGCGCGAATACATCAACATCAAGATGATCGGAGATCAGCGAGCAGAGACGACCATTGCCAAGGCTCGTTGGTTGCTGGAGCAGCTTAAACCGCTTTGGCCGCTTCCGATTGCAGAGATCAAAGCTCCAGAAATATTGGGAGCGCTGCGGCGCATCGAGGCGAAGGGTAAGCACGAGACTGCCCGCCGCTGCCGCTCGTTTGCCAGTCGGGTTTTTCGGTATGCCGTCGCGACGGCCAAGGCGGAGAATGACCCGTGCTCGGTCCTGCGAGGCGCGCTAATCAATCCCAAAGTAACGCACTATGCTGCAATGACTGAACCATCGCAGGTTGGTCAGCTGCTACGCTCAATCGACGAGTATACCGGCAATACAATCACAAGGATCGCGATGCAGGTCATGCCACATGTGATGTGCAGACCTGGCGAGCTTCGACTTGCCGAGTGGAGTGAGTTCAACTTCGATGAGGCTAAATGGACGATCCCGATGGGCCGGATGAAGTCGCGGCGGCCTCACTCGGTTCCGCTATCGGAGCAGGTTCTTTCCTACCTTTGCGACATGCGGCACTTGACCGGGCCCACTGGGTTTGTGTTTCCAGCTTTCCACACCACCAGACGCCCAATGAGCGAGAATACGATCAATCAGGCCTTCCGGCGGATGGGATACACTTCCGATGAGATGACGGCCCATGGTTGGCGAACGACGGCCTCGACGCTTCTCAATGAGTCCGGGAAATGGAATCCGGACGCGATCGAGCGGTCGCTGGCGCACGCTGACTCAAACGCGGTGAGAGGTACTTACAATCGGGGTCGCTACTGGGTCGAGCGTGTCGAAATGCATCAGTGGTGGAGCGACTATCTCGACGAGTTGCGCGACGGAGGAGATGTCATTCCCTTCAATAGAAAGGCTCGCGCGTGA
- a CDS encoding HEPN domain-containing protein: MKTDLDHLPPQKQREIERVVQLIFEEFDDAFALAKHEWKKAGRILKVILYGSYARGTWVDEPHTAKGYQSDYDLLIIVNDKRLVDRVKYWSKLDDRLMREYGVTKALKTPVNFIVHTLQEVNDGLAHGRYFFMDVKDDGVALYQSDDSELHTPKPKTPTQALGMAEEYFDEWYRTGAEFFDNYKFNRDQGRNNNAVFQLHQSAERLYHCVLLVCTFYTPHVHNLGFLRTQAERIDARLTYVWPRNTRQDRARFEKLKEAYVKARYSKHYRISKEELEWLGEQVEELGRVVHEVCSERLDKLKADAKARPDKA; encoded by the coding sequence ATGAAGACCGACCTTGATCATCTGCCACCGCAAAAGCAGCGCGAAATCGAACGCGTGGTGCAGCTGATCTTTGAAGAGTTCGATGACGCCTTCGCGCTCGCCAAACATGAGTGGAAGAAGGCCGGACGCATCCTCAAGGTCATCCTCTACGGAAGCTATGCGCGCGGGACCTGGGTCGACGAACCACACACCGCCAAGGGTTACCAGTCGGACTACGACCTTCTGATCATCGTGAACGACAAGCGCTTGGTCGACCGGGTGAAATACTGGTCCAAGCTCGATGATCGGCTGATGCGCGAATATGGTGTCACGAAGGCGCTCAAGACGCCGGTCAATTTCATCGTTCATACGTTGCAGGAGGTAAACGACGGCCTCGCCCATGGTCGCTACTTCTTCATGGATGTGAAGGACGATGGGGTCGCGCTTTACCAGTCTGACGACTCCGAGCTCCACACGCCCAAGCCGAAGACGCCAACACAGGCGCTGGGGATGGCAGAGGAGTATTTTGATGAGTGGTATCGGACCGGCGCAGAGTTCTTCGACAATTACAAGTTCAACCGAGATCAGGGTCGAAACAACAACGCCGTCTTCCAACTTCATCAGTCTGCTGAACGCTTGTACCATTGCGTGCTGCTAGTCTGCACGTTTTACACGCCACACGTGCATAATCTGGGCTTCTTACGCACGCAGGCTGAGCGCATCGATGCGCGGCTTACTTACGTTTGGCCACGCAACACGAGGCAGGACCGCGCACGCTTCGAGAAGCTCAAGGAAGCCTACGTGAAAGCGCGCTACTCCAAGCACTACCGCATCAGCAAAGAGGAGCTGGAATGGCTCGGCGAGCAGGTCGAGGAGCTTGGCCGAGTCGTCCACGAGGTGTGTTCGGAGCGTCTCGATAAACTCAAAGCCGATGCTAAGGCGCGCCCGGACAAAGCATAG
- a CDS encoding HNH endonuclease — protein MGAPRCDLETRCQLLVFRPARSLRLTWSPSRLTRYNTVAATKQRAGQLRALRWAQGSLCAGCGEHVPSSSRLKRYDPSYPTFDHVTTRSTGGGRTLGNGLLKHQRCNQKRANRAPTGCDLIWLEFVTARLSMRPKSFKPTFKGGVRNPS, from the coding sequence ATGGGCGCTCCCAGGTGCGATCTGGAGACGCGATGCCAGCTGCTTGTTTTCCGACCAGCTCGCAGTCTACGCCTAACTTGGTCTCCATCGCGGCTGACTAGATACAACACCGTGGCCGCTACCAAACAACGTGCCGGACAACTACGAGCTCTTCGCTGGGCACAGGGATCCTTGTGCGCCGGATGCGGAGAGCATGTTCCAAGCAGTTCCCGGCTCAAGCGATACGACCCATCCTATCCAACATTTGATCATGTCACCACGCGCAGCACGGGCGGTGGCAGAACGCTCGGCAATGGTCTCCTGAAGCACCAGCGCTGCAACCAGAAACGCGCCAATCGAGCACCCACCGGATGCGATCTGATCTGGCTGGAGTTCGTCACGGCGCGGCTTTCAATGCGACCCAAGAGCTTCAAGCCGACATTCAAAGGCGGTGTTCGCAACCCGAGCTAG
- a CDS encoding helix-turn-helix domain-containing protein produces the protein MAKAETNDQRTERKNQSAIEPIAMRVPEACRYLGIGRSTLYVLINEGEIEIIKLGSSTLVLAESLRSLVERRRNPADPHTADDRY, from the coding sequence ATGGCGAAAGCAGAAACAAATGATCAGCGGACCGAGCGGAAAAACCAGTCCGCGATCGAGCCGATCGCGATGCGCGTTCCTGAAGCCTGCCGCTATCTCGGGATTGGTCGCAGTACCCTGTATGTGCTGATCAATGAAGGCGAGATCGAAATCATCAAGCTCGGCAGTTCGACACTGGTGCTGGCCGAGAGTCTGAGATCGCTTGTCGAGCGAAGGCGCAATCCAGCCGATCCCCACACGGCGGATGACAGATATTGA
- a CDS encoding SEC-C metal-binding domain-containing protein, whose product MKSATSRPLAYPRRNDACLCGSGKQFRQCCRDHLPGFAMGEAWREPARKKQWPKVLRAIRADLTQYTIYHRTNTVPLMRRLPPEGIAILSIDIEALHESVEQLTGIYGRLSRLAELPQVFERLRANIDDPRWQRKLTYHQAMVAHLLDDAAGARRELAKLGLITAQEADLDVLQLHIDINGDTIPLVEKLRLYDRVLELTTSRRDRIQYAAAKGVELTLAGDTAGAIAVCDESLNAARESEEERPFGPDTQLWFCKLLEVAGIAKHHRAYFDDASERLRALVELTDHWTPAGLGHVNRCLGDVLRLAGQWEDGAAAYSAGYDLDGDPACRIFEASCRLMQRRAIDALEIIESVDFETLEVPERADYAIAYAAIAIALRDRARLDDAAAKLKAISPVRQYFAHENVRYQLAIERARAAISAGTPVPKSSRLLDWISSMSRWFMVQPNIAGIGLNLNNMVDDAIAARRGKRPTDEEGSE is encoded by the coding sequence ATGAAATCCGCGACGTCTCGTCCATTAGCGTATCCGCGCCGCAATGACGCATGCCTTTGCGGATCGGGAAAGCAATTCCGCCAGTGCTGCCGCGACCATTTGCCCGGATTTGCCATGGGAGAAGCGTGGCGCGAACCTGCGCGTAAGAAGCAATGGCCTAAGGTACTTCGCGCCATTCGCGCAGACCTCACGCAATATACGATCTACCACCGCACCAATACGGTGCCATTGATGCGACGGCTGCCGCCAGAGGGAATTGCAATCCTCAGCATCGACATTGAGGCGCTACACGAGTCCGTCGAGCAGCTCACTGGTATATACGGACGCCTCAGCCGGTTGGCAGAGTTGCCTCAAGTGTTCGAACGATTGCGTGCCAACATCGACGATCCACGCTGGCAGCGAAAGCTGACTTACCACCAGGCGATGGTGGCACACCTTCTCGACGACGCCGCGGGGGCTAGGCGAGAACTGGCCAAGCTGGGGCTGATCACGGCGCAGGAAGCAGACCTCGATGTTCTCCAGCTCCACATCGACATCAATGGGGATACGATCCCGCTCGTCGAAAAGCTGCGCCTTTATGATCGTGTCCTCGAGCTGACGACATCGCGAAGAGACCGCATCCAATACGCGGCGGCGAAGGGTGTGGAATTGACGTTGGCAGGCGACACCGCCGGCGCGATTGCGGTCTGCGATGAATCGCTCAACGCCGCGCGGGAATCCGAAGAAGAACGACCGTTCGGGCCTGACACGCAATTGTGGTTCTGCAAGCTGCTGGAAGTGGCCGGCATCGCGAAACACCATCGAGCTTATTTTGACGATGCGTCCGAACGGCTGCGGGCACTCGTTGAGCTGACAGATCACTGGACGCCCGCCGGCCTCGGTCACGTCAATCGTTGTCTCGGTGACGTTCTCCGCTTAGCCGGGCAATGGGAAGACGGTGCTGCTGCCTATTCTGCGGGATATGATTTGGACGGCGACCCTGCCTGCCGCATCTTCGAGGCGAGCTGCCGGCTGATGCAGCGCCGCGCGATTGATGCGCTCGAGATCATCGAATCCGTCGATTTCGAGACTCTGGAGGTGCCGGAACGCGCAGACTACGCAATCGCTTATGCGGCTATCGCTATCGCCCTGCGCGACAGAGCAAGGCTCGACGATGCCGCCGCCAAGCTCAAGGCGATCTCTCCAGTTCGGCAATACTTCGCTCATGAGAACGTCAGGTATCAACTCGCGATTGAACGAGCACGGGCCGCGATTTCGGCCGGTACGCCAGTGCCAAAATCAAGCCGCCTTCTCGACTGGATCAGCTCGATGTCGCGCTGGTTCATGGTTCAGCCCAACATCGCCGGGATCGGCCTCAACCTGAATAACATGGTCGATGACGCGATCGCCGCCCGCCGCGGGAAACGGCCTACCGACGAAGAGGGCAGCGAGTGA
- a CDS encoding DEAD/DEAH box helicase, whose protein sequence is MFDAETAALIRSAPPLRGIDPQILPQELTSIYAELAGLRLRAAQLADAPDYIAQIERLSRIAAVYEAQVDDTVDGEARRAAAFVAGTAYQILGRVLPAIPDRTTFLSAAAIHPRIAAPLLFLIAEQSPDAREATRGLTGDRLEDIHRGALLESIQDLAQERFTAILERAERLARLQPSPGEGLTEQATQGLYGLCWAGLVHLVARLLAQVPPVLAYPLLDTPQALFDRVTQLAVANFEAPGPGARLVSAYAGPRHLARLLRHVADGLEGAGIANLPAPVGAAEPAWRRWLRHRALTKPTLWPNHRQAIATGFLDAGTSGVLVLPTGAGKTTLSELKIAATLSAGRKVIFLVPTLALVDQLRDDLAESFPKSLANYEISADGDLVAFISGPELGAIEVMTPERLLAVLSFADADVTELGLIVFDECHLLSPTGGGARSVDAMLCLLHALRRAPDADYLLLSAMLQNAPDVAEWLGQLTGRPCISFLDPWKPSRQARGVVTYSENQLTRANQVVRAANFAKRNGQPANKPPLELVPFALFGLHNAWARNAPADRRIVRLSDGNVRLNYGVGGATPNSNEVGGSFAASAARAGLKTIMFVNQADHAPSTARRIRAGLQPVGALTEFENNLWTEIIAELGGPQHSLLDPTAPALPHNGDMIAIERRMAESLFRRRDGASIIVATPTLAQGMNLPAEVAILAGTMRHDEDGREPLKGHEILNAAGRAGRAGHLANGTVLLIPEPPVAFDANWVPTGAAFDMLGKVLPTNDQCVMIDDPLTSLLDRIQLGDVDSPDVRYFLSRLRAGDGEEQDVDRPIQMMSRSFAAFQARRAGNEAAFDAKIASLRGALDADAQAAEVVTVKVAAFSGMQLEPLTALTTRITAEIDDLPTSIIDWCDWLVDFMIADRRSYALLFGRDVETVKAVTRDRKTGGDSTDAEIGLLKPALRAWLSGAPFATIEAALGVMPAQIRTCKRSRDFVLRLMNRRFYMIAGALTALVQHALDEAGKVSANPAVLEILAIAIRKGLDSPEKVAFAHRSPSIRSRVLTHRAYAEQVPGRQDQLGADFQTILRSIDAHLAFGRFQAGERAPEP, encoded by the coding sequence ATGTTCGACGCTGAAACTGCGGCGCTCATCCGATCGGCACCGCCTTTGCGCGGTATCGACCCGCAAATCCTGCCACAAGAACTCACTAGTATTTACGCCGAGCTTGCCGGCCTGCGCCTTCGCGCGGCGCAACTTGCCGACGCGCCGGATTATATTGCCCAGATCGAACGTCTCTCGCGTATTGCGGCAGTCTACGAAGCACAAGTCGATGACACCGTCGACGGCGAAGCACGCCGGGCCGCAGCTTTTGTCGCCGGCACGGCCTATCAGATTCTCGGACGCGTATTGCCTGCGATACCTGACCGCACCACGTTCCTAAGTGCGGCGGCAATCCATCCGCGGATTGCCGCGCCGCTGCTGTTTCTGATCGCCGAGCAAAGCCCAGATGCGCGTGAGGCGACGCGCGGGCTCACTGGCGACCGCCTCGAAGACATTCACCGCGGGGCCCTGCTCGAGAGCATCCAGGATTTGGCGCAAGAGAGGTTCACCGCGATCCTCGAACGCGCAGAACGCTTGGCGCGCCTACAGCCTTCTCCGGGCGAAGGCCTCACCGAACAGGCGACACAGGGTCTCTATGGCCTCTGCTGGGCCGGCCTCGTCCATCTGGTCGCACGCCTTCTCGCCCAAGTACCGCCCGTTCTGGCATATCCACTCCTGGACACCCCACAGGCCTTGTTCGATCGCGTCACGCAACTGGCCGTCGCCAACTTCGAAGCACCTGGGCCCGGTGCCCGCCTCGTCTCAGCTTATGCCGGCCCACGTCATCTTGCACGATTGCTCCGGCATGTTGCCGATGGCCTAGAGGGAGCCGGCATAGCCAATCTACCGGCGCCGGTCGGAGCGGCCGAACCGGCCTGGCGGCGCTGGCTGCGCCACCGCGCTCTGACAAAGCCTACGCTTTGGCCCAATCATCGCCAAGCCATTGCGACTGGATTTCTCGACGCCGGCACCTCCGGTGTCCTAGTTCTGCCCACCGGGGCTGGGAAGACGACCCTATCCGAATTGAAAATTGCCGCGACGCTAAGTGCCGGCCGGAAGGTAATCTTCCTTGTTCCCACGTTGGCACTCGTCGATCAGCTACGCGACGACCTTGCCGAAAGCTTCCCTAAGAGCCTCGCCAATTACGAGATTTCAGCCGATGGAGATCTCGTCGCGTTTATCTCCGGTCCTGAACTTGGCGCGATCGAGGTGATGACGCCGGAGCGTCTACTCGCAGTTCTTAGCTTTGCCGATGCGGACGTCACTGAACTAGGCCTAATCGTCTTTGATGAATGCCACCTCCTAAGCCCAACAGGCGGAGGCGCGCGGAGCGTCGACGCGATGCTTTGTCTCCTTCATGCCCTCCGGCGAGCGCCCGATGCCGACTATTTGCTGCTGTCAGCGATGCTGCAAAACGCCCCTGATGTCGCGGAGTGGCTCGGTCAGCTCACTGGCCGTCCTTGCATCAGCTTTCTCGACCCGTGGAAGCCTAGCCGACAGGCTCGCGGCGTCGTTACCTATTCGGAAAACCAGCTGACCAGGGCGAATCAGGTCGTCCGAGCTGCAAATTTCGCCAAGCGCAACGGACAGCCTGCGAACAAGCCACCGCTTGAGTTGGTGCCATTCGCCCTCTTCGGGCTGCACAACGCCTGGGCGCGCAACGCACCTGCCGATCGCCGCATTGTTCGACTTTCTGACGGCAACGTGCGGTTGAACTACGGCGTCGGCGGAGCAACTCCAAACTCCAACGAAGTCGGTGGTTCCTTCGCCGCTAGTGCCGCTCGCGCAGGATTGAAGACAATCATGTTTGTCAATCAGGCCGATCACGCTCCCAGCACCGCGCGACGAATCAGAGCTGGCCTCCAACCTGTTGGCGCACTTACAGAATTTGAGAACAATCTCTGGACCGAGATCATCGCCGAGCTCGGTGGGCCGCAGCACTCGCTGCTGGATCCCACTGCGCCCGCGCTACCCCACAATGGTGACATGATTGCTATCGAGCGACGTATGGCTGAGTCGCTTTTTCGGCGACGCGACGGCGCAAGCATTATCGTTGCGACGCCGACGCTCGCCCAAGGTATGAACTTGCCGGCTGAGGTCGCCATCCTGGCAGGGACAATGCGCCATGACGAAGATGGGCGCGAGCCACTCAAAGGCCACGAGATTCTTAATGCTGCCGGTCGCGCAGGCCGCGCGGGCCACCTCGCCAACGGGACAGTCCTGCTGATTCCAGAGCCGCCGGTCGCCTTTGACGCGAATTGGGTTCCGACCGGCGCGGCGTTCGATATGCTCGGAAAGGTGCTGCCTACAAACGACCAATGCGTCATGATCGACGACCCTCTGACGTCCTTGCTCGACCGCATCCAGCTCGGCGACGTTGATTCCCCAGATGTACGCTACTTTTTGAGCCGCTTGCGCGCTGGCGACGGCGAGGAGCAGGATGTCGATCGCCCGATCCAAATGATGAGCCGTTCGTTCGCAGCCTTTCAGGCACGAAGGGCCGGCAATGAGGCGGCTTTTGATGCCAAGATCGCTTCGCTAAGGGGAGCGCTTGACGCCGATGCCCAAGCAGCCGAGGTTGTGACGGTGAAGGTCGCCGCATTCAGCGGCATGCAGCTCGAACCTCTGACGGCGCTCACCACACGCATTACGGCAGAGATTGACGATCTGCCGACATCGATCATCGATTGGTGCGATTGGCTAGTCGATTTCATGATCGCCGACCGGCGTAGCTACGCGTTGCTCTTCGGCCGCGATGTCGAGACGGTCAAGGCGGTCACGCGCGACCGGAAGACCGGGGGAGATAGCACCGACGCTGAGATAGGATTGTTGAAGCCGGCTCTGCGAGCTTGGCTGAGTGGTGCTCCGTTCGCCACCATTGAGGCTGCACTTGGCGTCATGCCCGCCCAGATCAGGACCTGCAAACGGTCCCGGGACTTCGTGCTGCGGCTAATGAATCGGAGGTTCTACATGATTGCGGGAGCGCTCACCGCGCTCGTCCAACATGCACTTGACGAGGCCGGCAAGGTTTCAGCTAATCCCGCGGTCCTGGAAATCCTTGCGATCGCTATTCGCAAGGGTCTCGATTCGCCGGAAAAGGTCGCGTTCGCCCATCGATCGCCCTCGATCCGCTCGCGCGTACTCACCCATCGCGCTTATGCCGAACAGGTTCCCGGTCGCCAGGACCAGTTAGGCGCTGATTTTCAGACGATTCTTCGGTCGATTGACGCCCATTTAGCCTTCGGCAGATTTCAGGCTGGTGAGCGCGCTCCGGAACCTTGA
- a CDS encoding GIY-YIG nuclease family protein, producing the protein MAELSDLELLAELGVETAPEPVRKLTPLQERIIAGFEDIQRFVKEHGRLPRHGEDHDIFERLYAVRLERLRALPEAQELLASMDPDGILDAVEPFGKPSDELDDTALLAELGIQPGSEDDITKLRHVSSRAEKRAAEEIANRERCEDFEEFKPLFEAVQVDLKAGSRQAKALGYSEVTLTEIQPGNFFIVGGQLAYIAASTDAFTTQYERADRRVRVIYDNATEATVLSRSFQKSLYRDESARRVSEQSAGPLFGDTAEPDDLDSGTIYVLRSKSSHPYVDEHRELIHKIGVTGQPVLSRIANARNDPTFLLADVEVVAEYKLFNINRTKLERLIHRALGPARLDLSAGDRFGKTVQPREWFFVPLSIIHELVSRISDGSITELSYNPKTVSFERIS; encoded by the coding sequence ATGGCTGAACTGAGTGACCTCGAACTGCTGGCCGAGCTTGGTGTCGAAACAGCTCCCGAGCCGGTTCGAAAGCTGACCCCGCTTCAGGAACGCATCATAGCGGGATTCGAGGACATACAGCGTTTCGTCAAAGAGCATGGACGGCTCCCCAGGCATGGAGAGGATCATGACATTTTTGAGCGACTATATGCTGTCCGCCTTGAGAGGCTTCGCGCTCTTCCCGAAGCGCAAGAACTCTTAGCGAGCATGGACCCGGACGGCATTCTGGATGCGGTCGAGCCGTTTGGAAAACCATCGGACGAATTGGACGACACTGCGCTTCTGGCAGAGCTTGGCATCCAACCCGGCTCGGAAGATGACATAACAAAGCTGCGGCATGTGAGTTCTCGGGCCGAGAAAAGAGCGGCTGAAGAAATCGCCAACCGTGAGAGATGCGAGGATTTCGAAGAGTTCAAGCCGCTATTCGAGGCGGTTCAGGTCGATCTGAAGGCCGGTAGCAGACAGGCCAAGGCGCTCGGCTATTCCGAGGTCACTTTGACCGAAATCCAGCCGGGGAATTTCTTTATCGTAGGCGGGCAGCTCGCATACATCGCCGCCTCGACCGACGCTTTCACCACTCAGTACGAGCGCGCTGATCGCCGTGTCCGGGTCATCTACGACAACGCAACTGAGGCGACGGTCCTGTCACGCTCATTCCAGAAGTCGCTCTATCGGGACGAGTCCGCTAGACGCGTGAGCGAGCAAAGCGCCGGACCGCTTTTTGGCGATACCGCTGAGCCCGACGACCTGGATAGCGGCACGATCTATGTACTCCGCAGCAAATCGTCGCATCCCTATGTCGACGAACATCGCGAGCTGATCCATAAGATCGGCGTTACAGGTCAGCCGGTTCTGAGCCGGATTGCCAACGCGCGTAACGATCCAACTTTTCTGCTCGCAGATGTGGAAGTCGTAGCCGAATACAAGCTCTTCAACATCAACCGGACCAAGCTCGAACGGCTGATCCATCGTGCCCTTGGGCCCGCCCGCCTTGATTTGTCTGCAGGCGATCGTTTCGGAAAGACCGTTCAGCCACGCGAATGGTTCTTTGTTCCGCTTTCGATAATCCACGAGCTGGTCTCGCGGATCAGTGACGGATCCATCACGGAGCTAAGTTATAACCCCAAAACTGTGAGCTTCGAGAGGATATCCTGA